In the genome of Phragmites australis chromosome 9, lpPhrAust1.1, whole genome shotgun sequence, the window TTCATTAGAGTATCTCATAAAACTCATTGCTACCAAGCTATCTAGGTGTAGAAAAAAATACCAAGAGTAAATACAAAGTATGGCAAAGTGACAAGGAAGTCTCGAACCTTGAGATGTAGCACTCACTCGGAAAGCTGCAATCTATTGGTTTGGAATCCTTCCAacatgtttctttctttccttttcttttgttttcccatGAAAAGGAAGTAGGAAAGGAATTATGGTTGGATTGTATTAATATAGGctggctactatatatatatatatattattagttGTAGTAATTATCAGTTGACTAATGGACAGAAAGACGAAGTTATACGATTGACTATAGTACTATATTGCAAGAAGCATCACAAAAGTTGGAGAGGCATGGTGGAATATAATAGGTTCAAATGTAAAAGGAAGGAAAATTAAAGGTAGCGACTTTATTCTTATTCCACCATTATCAATATCTGTAGCAATAGGGATCGAAATACTTTGTCTAATATCCGACAGCAGCTGCTCTCTCAGATAAAGCTATGGATAGACATGAGGCACAACAATTTTGGTTCGATCCGAGCATGATATGGTATGACCTGGCTAAATCGGCATAACATAAGTCGATAAAATTAGGCTAGTTACAGTAAGTAcggtagaatttttttctaaTCAAGACAACCAATTAATAAAGTTTttaaatctatttttatatttttcttgattctttttattttaaagatttttttcaaaacggGTGGTGCTAAGCCTACCGTGCCTAATCGGCTCAACATGGGCTCACAAGTCTTGTCGTGATGTGCCCGTGCCAAGCCGGTTCGTCAGGCCCACTTGACTAGCTCTGCTCTCATAGTCGTCCAGTCATTTCAGAATTAGAAagcagggaggggaggggcaAAGCGGTCATTCCAACCTCATCATCTTGTTCATTTCAGCCAGCGTACAACCACTGAGACTGAGCGCAGGGACCCACCTTACAATGTAAGCGAAAACCTCCGATGGAATCCAAGGAGCGGGAGGAATTGGCGGCAAACCAAACCCTctcgctctcctcctcctcctcctcctttcatCCGCTCCCTCCCTCACAAAACGGAAACCCTAGCAGCACACCATGCCCGACCTCCCCTGTGACGGCGATGGCGTCTGCATGGTATGCCGTGCCGCCGCGCCGCCCGAGGTTGACCTCCTCCGATGCTCCACCTGTGCCACCCCATGGCACTCCCCCTGCCTCTCCAAGCCCCCCGCCCTCTCCCACGCCGCCCAGTGGAACTGCCCCGACTGCTCTGGCGATGCTGCCCCCGCGCTCGTCCCTGCCCCCGGAGGCCGCCTCGTCGCCGCCATCCGCGCCATCGAAGCCGATAATACCCTCTCCGACCAGGACAAGGCGCGACGCCGCCAGGCGCTCCTTGCCGGcgaggcccccgccgccgccgacgacgaCGCAGCGGACGATGTCCTCGAGATGGTCGGCAAAAACTTCAGCTGCGTCTTCTGCATCAAGCTGCCCGACCGCCCCGTCACAGTGAGTTCCTCCACTCCTCTCGATTTCTTCTTCCATTCCGCCTGCTTCCCATCTTTTCCACCCACGGATCTGCCCGCGCTACTCTTGTCTAATGACCACTGCAGCATAAGCATACGCACGGCTAGACGGACCACACACACCATTAGATTCCTCACATGGGTGCTCATTACCTATCAATCCGATAATCTTCTGCATTTCGTCTACTGTTGCGCAAACATCTCTTCGCCTCCTACTTCTACCGATTCTTGTTGCACCTCCAGATTTTCTACTCAGGGATCATCGTATTTATGCTCATTTTGTTTGGTATTTGCTATATGATCTGTTCCGCATTGCATCACCTGGTATTGTTCCACGTTGCTACGTTTCTGCGCATAATTCTTTGCCTTGGACGCTAGAGATACTGTCAGTGGTTTTAATCCGGTATTGCTTCAATGAAATGCCATGATTTTTAATAAACACTACCTCAATTTCATTTTTCCATATTACCATGCATTTTTTGTATGCTGGCTGGGGTCCAGTCTTGTTCTTCCCTCCAGCTTCTAATTCTTTAAATTTTGTATTTACAACAGAAAAAGAAGCTACATTGCGGTGGAGTGGTTTTATTAGTTGGCTACATTGCCACCTTTGTAGTATGCATGTAATTCGTAAATGACCGCCGCCATTTCTCCTCAAAAACCgttatatatttgaatttgaagacTCAATTTGTTCTTAATGTTGTCCGTTGCAAACATGAAGTTTCTATAAATACAGTGATGCTACTTTGGGGGGATATGTACTGATGTCATCCTTAGACATTTTCGATACCATAGGTTATGAACTAACGACATGTTTTGGTAGTCTCTAACACGATGCCCTTGGCCCACCTTATAAATGTGCTCTAAAACTGTTTTCTTtctgttatatatatatgtcgcATTAGAGTTCCATAATTGTGctttgagtgcttgatgacAGTGACTGAAGGAAATATTGGCAGTTTGGCGCCACACTGCTCATTATGACCTTGTAGGCTTGCCTATATTATTCTGTTCATTGTGCGCATGTACAGACATTTCCAACAGTATGCTGCGAGTTGCACCGAGTCAGACCCCATTAGAGTCTAACTTTTTAGTTGCAATGTAGTTTAAAAGTTGAATTCAGTGGTTCATTGGCAAATTGAGCTAATATGATGGAGCTTTGCTGAAGGTTTTTTCGATAAAGGAAGTTTTTATTGATCTCAGACTATTACATCAAGCTGATACAATCGCACTGAAAACACTCCCGGCCTTTGCATAGTCAAGATGCACACAACCAAAAACAGAAAAGAggaaacataattttttttagcatagGTGTAAACAGGAGATGCTAAGGCGCTCTGATCCTCCGACTAGGCCGCCACCCATACATCTGGGTAAAACACTCCCTGGCCACCCTCTCCAAATGCTGACACGGCGCCGTAACCGTATCCCGAGAGTCCGGTTTCTGTAATATAGTCTAGGTATAGAGccagtgagtacaaaggtaGATAACCTGCAAAgtagataaaatatttttttttatcaaacatcATATCATTCTTGCATAACCAAAGCGACCAGCAAATAACCGCTGCCCCCAACAGGACTTTCGGTTTCAAGTCCTTCCTAATACCACGTAACCAAGTACTGAATATATGTGATACACTACGAGGTCGGAAGAGTCCTGAAGCCGCTTGTATGATAGACCACACAGCGCGGGCAAGACGGTattcaaagaaaagatgttTAATTGTCTCTTCTTGGTGACAAAAACAACAGTTCTTACTCCCTTGTCAATTGCGCTTTGCCAGATTGTCCTTTGTCAGGACTACACCGTGGCGTAAGTTTCAAGAGAAGATTCTGACTTTAAGAGGCACCTTCAGTTTCTAAAGGCGTTTATTTAGATTGGGAACATCACTATACACTAAGTCAAGATAGTGAGATTTCATCGTGAACTGCCCATTCAGAGTTAAGTTCCAACGGAACTCATCTTGCTCTTGAGTAAGGACAATATTAGCGATTCGAGGAAGTAAATCATTCCACGCTATTAATTTTGTCATGTTTATTCTTCTATTTGGCTGTAACTTGTAAATTTAGTTATGGAGTAACTATTGTTGGTTGGTTGCAACGCTATGCACTGCACACTTGATGCCATGTTTTTATCCTTTGGGAGTTATTTGATCTTTGTTCTATATGTATTCTTTGTATATTTTACTTTGGGTAAACATAGTATCCCTGCTATGTTTTATGTACCTTCAATTCAATATTTGTTTGGTGCCATTTCTAATTACTATATACTTTTGTCTTTACAGACACCCTGTGGCCATAACTTCTGCTTGAAATGCTTCCAAAAGTGGATTCAGAATGGAAAAAGGACATGTGGGAAATGTCGGGCACAGATCCCTGCCAAAATGGCTCAGCAGCCAAGAATTAACTCTGCACTAGTTGAAGCTATACGGATGGCCAAGATTTCAAAGAATGCTAACTCAGCCGGCTCAGCAGCTCTGTATCATTATATACGGAACGATGATAGACCTGACAAGGCATTTACATCCGTGAGAGCTAAGAAAGCTGGAAAAGCGAATGCTTCGAGTGGCCAGATCTTTGTGACTATTGCGCCTGATCATTTTGGCCCCATTCTTGCAGAAAATGATCCCAAAAGGAATATTGGTGTTCGAGTAGGGGAAACATGGGAAGACCGACTTGAATGCAGGCAATGGGGTGCTCATTTTCCTCATGTAGCTGGTATTGCTGGCCAGTCCACATATGGGGCTCAGTCAGTAGCGCTCTCGGGAGggtatgaagatgatgaagaccACGGGGAGTGGTTTCTTTATACTGGAAGGTTCATGATTCTAACAACTTGctattcttctcttttttccctATATGATCTCATATTTGACCTTATTGAAATATATGTAAGATTATACCTGAAAAGTATATGCAAAATAATATCTACTGATGCAGTGGTGGGAGAGATCTAAGCGGGAACAAGCGAACAAACAAGGAGCAATCCTCTGATCAGAAATTTGAGAAGCTGAATGCTGCTTTGCGTATTAGTTGCTTGAGGGGTTACCCTGTCAGGGTTGTGCGGTATGTTCTTTTTGCCACGCTTATACTTGAAACCAAGTATGGTTTGCCCCTAAAAAAAGattagatgatgttgtagtcttTTGCTGCTTTATTTGTTTACATATCattgctttcttgacatggagaCAGGAGATATGATTATAGGGCCATACTGTCGCTTTACAATTTGAATGATGCTCCTTCTGTTATTGTCTTTCCTCTATCCATTTCTCAGTGTTATGAACTGTTCATCTATTGAGGCCATTTTCTATTCTGACAATCTGTAGTACTTCATATCCTCTTGTCTTTGAACTTGTCTCACTACATTCTCTTAATAGGTCCCACAAAGAGAAGCGTTCTTCATATGCTCCTGAATCTGGTGTGAGGTATGATGGAATTTACAGAATTGAGAAATGCTGGAGGAAGATTGGTATTCAGGTAATTTCATTCTCTCGTATGCAGATTGCAGATGTAGCTCCATACTTCTGTACCTTGCAGCTGCTTATCAGCTGACAGAttaaataaatttattgaaAAGTATTAAATGCACTCCTGCCTTTTGCCATAGGGTACGTTCAAAGTCTGCAGGTATCTCTTTGTACGCTGTGACAATGAACCAGCCCCCTGGACCAGGTTTGACAAACTACGTACCTTTTATCTTGTGACTATTAGAATATACTCGATTTTAAGCGAAAAACGGCATTGTTCCTGCTGACACCATATGCTTTGGTTTTCAGTGATGATCATGGTGACCGTCCGAGGCCATTGCCCAAGATTAAGGAGCTACAAGGTGCAACTGATATAACTGAGAGGAAAGGACGTCCTTCATGGGACTACGATGTATGTACAtctgtttcttcttcttgcAGTATTACTGAACTATGTTTTGACTAGTTTATATTCATTGTTATAGGAGAAAGACGGTTGGAAATGGATGGTGCCTCCGCCAATCAGCAGGAAGCCTATTCTCACTGGGGATTCTGAGACTGACAAGCAAGTACGGAGAGTAGCAAGGCGTGCTCATATGTCCGTGGCTGAAAGACTGctgaaaggttttttttttcttctgttctaTTTATTTTGCGTGCGTTTTGCAACAATGTGTTTGTAGCATGACAAAATTGAAGGTACCACGAGCATTCTCTCAGAACTTTTTTCTGTTGTCTGGTCCTGCAGAGTTTGGTTGTTCTATCTGCCGGAAAGTTATTAAAGAACCACTTACTACTCCCTGTGCTCATAACTTTTGCAAGACTTGTTTGCTTGATGCATATGATAGCCAGTCCTCTATGAGAGAAAGAAGCCGTGGTGGTCGGACTCTAAGGGCTcagaagattgtgaagaagtgCCCTTCCTGCCCAACTGACATCTGTGACTTCCTAGAGAATCCACAGGTACGGTTAAATATAAATTTGTTGAAGCGTGCTGGAGCTTGTAGAGTTTCTCACATGTTTggtgatatttttctttcagaTAAACCGAGAAATGATGGATCTAATTGAGTCTTTGCAACGGAAGGCTGTTGAAGAAGGTGACACCAAGGTGGCTTCAGATGGTAGTAATGAAGCTGAGGAATGTGGTGATGGTGACTCGGAGGAAAATGATGGTGCTTTGGCAAAGGAAGACGATGACAGCAGCTTGAATGAGGAAGAGCAAGATAGTGCTGAGGATAAGAAGACGGAGTGCCCCAATGTTGATTCAAATGTTAATATTGATAGTTCTGTCAAAATTGTGGTTGAAGTCAAGGAAGCTGGAAAAGATGATAAGAAGATCAAGACGAGTGCAGCTGAACTGGTGGCTGTGTTAGTTGAAGAAGACGTTGTGAAACAGATCAAGAAGGATTCAAAGGAGgttgaaaagaaagaaaatgagaagcGCAAGGGTGACACTGAGATTGTCACAAATGCTGCTAAAAGGATGAAGGCCAGTGCTGCCGTGGAAGAGATTGCTGTGTGCGGCACTCCTGTCAAACAGAACAGGAAGAGTGGTGAGGCGGATGGTAGTCCTGCTGTGAGCAGCGGTCGCAGGGTGACTCGGAGCAGCGCGAATgcttgtgaagctgatgatAGCCCTGCTAGAAGGACCAGAAGCCGTGCCAGGGCTGATGGCGGTTGCTGAAGGTGGTAGaaagaggcggcggaggagcgcaGGATGCTGATGGCGCGGAAGCAGAAGCCACATCTTGTTGAAGGCTCCACTTTTTAGGGGAAGTTTGCTTTCTTTTGGGTGATTTGTGTACCCTACTCTTGCGGGATGTAAGGGGGAACTGGATTGCGTGCACTTCAGGAAACCGATTAGGGATGCCTGGATGTTCGGTTGTTTATCGGAGACGTTTAAACTATTTAAGTTACCAGCTCCATTGGATGAACAATCGCTGTCTCCAATTGGAATATATATGCCTATGACTATGCTCTCTCTTTGCGCGTGTattctgtttgtttgttttttttgtaGGGTTTAGGAAATGGTGATGAATGTGTCCttgagcatgcatgcatccttcCATTTCACCATCTCAACAAGTAATGGCCCCAAGTTTGTTTCGGCCCTGATACATTGTAGTCTGTTTCTTGACTTGCAAAGGTAAGAGAAttatttttagatattttaAGTTCGTCTGTTCTGGACTTGGTTGAGACTTCGGGATTCAGGGTAAGGTTTGCTGATGAACAGTGGCAGGCAAGCAGCATTCTTCTGATGCTCCTATAGGGTTGCGGATTTGTTACCAGTACACTGAaagggtagagagagagagagagagagagagagaggagaataCAGACACATGGTGAGGTTTTTGCAGATTCGCAGAATCCAGACTGCAGAAACCGCAGGAAGGAGGATAAAAGCACAAGGTAAGCGATGCATCGAAAACTTGGTAGCATCCCATGGACCATGATCATCAGCACAAGTCTTTACACAGAGTAAGCATGGAAGCAAGATAAGTTAGCATAGCAATATGAGAACAATTCAAGTCGATTAGCATTTAGCAATCCTGATGAATTCAACTGTACAAGTTCCATTTCACCCAAAACACAgcacctctctctctactcttcACCTGCTTGCTCTTCTCCGTACTTGTAGCCGTCGATTAATAAGTTTGAAACTGAGGGTCTCGCATAATTTAGGGTGAATCTTCAGCAGCCTCATGCAGGGCAGAGTTCATTGCATCCACAAGTTACAACATTGCtgatgaggaaaaaaaaaaaagcaaaactgTGAATAATTTATTACAGGTTCTTCAGCCTCCATTTAGTGAGTAAATACTGGTTAGGCTTGCTCCAAGCTGTCCTCGGTCCGGAGCCAAATCGAGTTGGCTCGGATGCTTGTGTTTTCTTAGTTTGGTGAGGTTGATGGACTTCCGTCTTTAGTGCCGGAACTAGTGAGCGGCCTGTTTCTCCCAGACCGAGACTGGACATTGTTCCCGACAGGGAAAGGCTCCTGAGAAGAATGTATAAAACCCCGTGTCAGTCATTTCACAGCGACATGTGGGACTCAGAATTCATTGTAGCTTGCACTGTTACTAATCAATAGGTTTACAGTAACAACGGCAGCATAATAACTCATACCTGATCCCCTAAATTAGGACCATCTTTGTGGAAAAGGATAGGACGGCACCATTTCTCTTCATTCATCAGGCTAGAATTCTGGAAATGAGCAATCAAAGCACTCCTCCCCTGGATTCTGGCGTACGCAAGTGACGCCACTTTCTCGCTGTTGAACTTTTCCCATTTCTTGCCATTAAATGTCTACATAAAGCCATCAAATCCAATTAATTCTCAACATACGCTCAATTGGAAAGGGTGAGAGGCAAAGCAAACTGGATATAAGCCCTACTATTATCTAGTAAGACATGGA includes:
- the LOC133928232 gene encoding E3 ubiquitin-protein ligase ORTHRUS 2-like yields the protein MPDLPCDGDGVCMVCRAAAPPEVDLLRCSTCATPWHSPCLSKPPALSHAAQWNCPDCSGDAAPALVPAPGGRLVAAIRAIEADNTLSDQDKARRRQALLAGEAPAAADDDAADDVLEMVGKNFSCVFCIKLPDRPVTTPCGHNFCLKCFQKWIQNGKRTCGKCRAQIPAKMAQQPRINSALVEAIRMAKISKNANSAGSAALYHYIRNDDRPDKAFTSVRAKKAGKANASSGQIFVTIAPDHFGPILAENDPKRNIGVRVGETWEDRLECRQWGAHFPHVAGIAGQSTYGAQSVALSGGYEDDEDHGEWFLYTGSGGRDLSGNKRTNKEQSSDQKFEKLNAALRISCLRGYPVRVVRSHKEKRSSYAPESGVRYDGIYRIEKCWRKIGIQGTFKVCRYLFVRCDNEPAPWTSDDHGDRPRPLPKIKELQGATDITERKGRPSWDYDEKDGWKWMVPPPISRKPILTGDSETDKQVRRVARRAHMSVAERLLKEFGCSICRKVIKEPLTTPCAHNFCKTCLLDAYDSQSSMRERSRGGRTLRAQKIVKKCPSCPTDICDFLENPQINREMMDLIESLQRKAVEEGDTKVASDGSNEAEECGDGDSEENDGALAKEDDDSSLNEEEQDSAEDKKTECPNVDSNVNIDSSVKIVVEVKEAGKDDKKIKTSAAELVAVLVEEDVVKQIKKDSKEVEKKENEKRKGDTEIVTNAAKRMKASAAVEEIAVCGTPVKQNRKSGEADGSPAVSSGRRVTRSSANACEADDSPARRTRSRARADGGC